Genomic DNA from Excalfactoria chinensis isolate bCotChi1 chromosome 11, bCotChi1.hap2, whole genome shotgun sequence:
aaagaaataatcatagaatcataaattaataatcataatcatagaattcaaaacatagaatcacagaatccttggAGTTGAAAGGGAcacttaaaggtcatctagtccagctcccttGCAATGGACAGGGACATCCGTGGTGAGATCAGGTTGCTgagagcctggtccagcctggccttgaaagtctccagggatgaggcttccaccacatctccaggcaacctgttccagtgcctcaccatcctcactgtaaaagacttcgTCCTTATATCCAACTgaaatctaccctctttaaatTTGAAATCAGTAGCAAAAATGTGTATTCTTACAATCTGCATGTGATGCATGCTTGATGCATGCTTGATGCATGCCTGGATATTCCCATATACAAACAGAAGAGCACTGTGCGGCTGGGTGCCAGACGGCTCCATTCTCAGAAGTACTTTTAGTTCTCTTTGACAGTGGAGCACATCTCTCATCAGTGTGTAATTGCTTTGCTGTGTATATTTGTATTGCTGAACGTCATCTTGCATGCAAGAAAGCTATTAGAATGGAGGGCTGTGGCAGTACTGGCATAGCTTTTCTTCAATATCTTGATGAGAGATGGAttttattacaaagaaaaaaaaaacaggttccctgttaattttgttttcaacagaCAGTGCTGCGTGCAGTGTTACTTAATGTGCTGGATCAAACCCAATGGTGTTTTTTTGAGGGTTGACTGTGCATTGTCTTCAGCACTTGTGTGCAAGTCCTGATAGTTTCTATCGGCAACTTAACCTGGCAGCCATGTTCTACTCCAGAGATCTCTTAAGTTTATTTGCTAAAGAGTAACAACCTTTAAAGGTGTGTCTTTGCAGGTAGGGTACCTAGCTGGCAATCTATGTAGAAAATTAAAGAACACCTGGACATTCCCTCTTTTTTTGACAGTACCACATGTCACTTCTGAAATCTAAAGCTGTCTCAGTCTTTACAGCTTAGCTGCTTTCCAGGAAGGCTCTCCTTCATTCAGGAGACTCTACATCTACCACAATAGACTAAAGACAGAGTGCCTGCCACCATACAGAGTGGAACTTGTACTTAGCAACTCATATAAGATACGAGGACAAATTCCAGTCATAGTCTGACATCACTGCAATCACATGGAGTGtatgaaaaagcaaagtgtCTCGTGGTCTTGGAAGTCAAAGCATCTGAATGACAGGCAGTTCTTGTCCTGTTTGTTATATTGAAGATATATTGCTCGTATCTGCAAACATCCATTTAAACTGCTGAATTAAATTGCTGGGCAACTATAAATCTCtagctgacttttttttctgtctcataaATGAATGGTATTTCAGATATTCATTCACAGGAAATAGTTCTGCtataaataaaattgcaaaGCTGAGCAGGAAAAGGAGTTGGGATTCTGAAGCCAGTGGCTGATCTGACCTTATTATTTGTGTATTGGAAAGCAGCGTTATCTCCAGGTGTCCTGCCAACACCTCTTCTTCTCAGGTTCTCTCTAGTTACTACACCTGCTGCTTGTCTTTCTGAAGCAGATACACAAGTGTGTATCTGATGCAAGGCTTACCCCAGTGCTCACACTCCCTAGCAGTGGAGGGGACAGATGTGAACTGAGCAGCAGGCATGTCCAGATCAGAGAATCAGTTGAATGGGTTGGCCCTAAGACAAAATGTAATAAATCCttgaagcatttttatttggttttgcaTGTGTGATGTAATTGGAAAGCCTCCTTTGCTTTGCAACATCAGGGTCAATTTATATTAGAAGAAAGAACAGTCAGTTCAGGCCTATCAATTTAGCAGATCTGGTCACCCAGAATTTCAagcatttgttgtttgtttgtgagtCACTCCTGTCACTTCAAAGGGGCCATTAGTTGTTGATTTGCAGATGGTGATAACAACAATAAAGAACTTCTGCTGAACTgtaattttgctttctgctgacaGATATCACCAGAGTGAGAACAATCCAGAGCAAAGTGAGTGCTACCGTCATTGTGTTGATGAGAACATTGAAAGGAGAAACCACTATTTGGATCTTGCAGGAATCGAAAACTACACGTCAAAGTTTGGGCCAGGTAATTTGGTAGTTTGTCTCAAGCTTTtggtcttttatttctttagttgAATGTTCCACATCAGGGCAAAGgaattttgaaggaaaagaactgTATGAATGCTGCAAGGTGGAATCACAATGGAGTGGCTAAGGTGCTGCAAGCCTGCTTTGAAGTACTTGTTTGTGTAGGTAAACTTGGAGGTGAGCCTAGGAGAACAATCTTTGTATCTGAATTATTAAGTTTAGTCTATGGGTGAGGTGAGGACTGATTTTTGGATAGCAGAGGTCATTCTGAAGATGATGCCAGCGTGTATTTGGAGGGGATTTTCTGTACTTGTTGCAGGCCAAAAAATCAGAGAAAGTGGGTTTATACCTGGAATTTTGCTTCTGTTCCCCAGTTAAAGCGACTTGgatttcctccttttccctgtCCTCTGTCAAGTTCTTACTATTCTGCTGGCAGTTATTTTGCTGCATTTCAAATagatgaatgaaaaagaatgaaatgtaaaaacttttaaatatatgtaatgGAACATATGTTTACATATGTagatatatatgtgtgtattatTTACGAATCAAAATtattaaatgcaattaaacTAGACAGCTATAATTGCATTTACTTCCTTAGGAAAAATTTACTCTGCTGATAATGCTGTCCCTGCCAACTGTGTGCTACTAATTAAAACTTTGAAATACTAGATGACTAATTCAGCTCATTATTCTGTAGgatctcctccagcagctcaaaAACATGACCCACCAAGCAGAGTTGTGAGTCAAACTAGATCCCGTTCTCATGAACCTGAAACCTTCCATGCCCACCATAGGAAATCTCAAGTGGTGGATCCAAGCCACGTCAATCTGGCTGAGAGTTCTTATGCCAAGATTGCAGAAATCCAACAGAGGCTCCGGAACCAGGACTCAAACAAGCACTTTGTGAGATCTCCCAAGGCGCAGGGTAAAAATGTTGCTCCTGTGCATTCTGGAAGGGCAGTAAGAAATAAACCTTTTCAAGGAGGGGCCATACCACTGGCTTCCCCAAGTGCACGGGTGGGCCAGAATCTTCCTTATCTCCCCTTGCAGTCTCAACAGGTTCACAAGAAGCATAAGCAGAGGGCAAAGGAGAATCACCAAATGTGCAAAACCTtccagtctccagggacagttgTGGAAAAGGAACATGTGAGAGACCTGCCCACAGTCATTCTATATGAAGGTCAAGTTGGACAAATGATACAGAGACAtgaacaccaccaccaccacgaGCACCACCACCACTACCATCACTTCTACCAGACATAAAACAGATCCCACCAACATCCTCCAAGAATCATCCCATATGAAGGAAGCACGTTCTTGTGACACCAGAACTAAGGCATTACTGATTAATATTATTGTTACTCCATTAATATTCAGCTAGCATTTATTTTAGAGGTTATATGGAACTCTTGAAACTTACCCTATTTATATGTCGTGGAACTGCATAGCTTACTTAAACAActtgtggattttttgtttttgtttttaagtggcttgtaaaacagcaaacagccaTAGCTTTTTGAGCTGTGATTTAATGCAGGTCGTCAACGCACTTCTTTACAAGTACTACTTCCACTGTAGAAGGAAAGATACTTCAAACACTATTGCAGACATCTAGCTTACCAGTCTGCTTGCTGTATGTCGGCTGATCGCACACAAGCCTTTTATCAGGGGAGCAATGATCGAAGTTTTGGACTCCAGAGATGCtcagaataacagaaaatacaaacagcTGCTACCTCTAGTattattcagattttattttctttttattgattGTAATGTGCTACAGGGGGAATTTTAATATACTGCATTGGTGTAGCCTGTTTG
This window encodes:
- the NKD1 gene encoding protein naked cuticle homolog 1 isoform X2, which encodes MGKLHSKHAAVCKPRESPEGDSFAVNASLARKGLEDWMVKQKYSGGSGSSSGGSSSGLQGCQHRAACGLSSGRDLSGEGYRDSIGDEHFHLEVALPPEKTDGVCSGDEKKVEKESDTRTGSKKQLKFEDITSLLHTIYEVVDASVNHSPSSSKTLRVKLTVAPDGSQKKKSILLNHTDLQSARHRAESKANEELRSSEKKQRASLRYHQSENNPEQSECYRHCVDENIERRNHYLDLAGIENYTSKFGPGSPPAAQKHDPPSRVVSQTRSRSHEPETFHAHHRKSQVVDPSHVNLAESSYAKIAEIQQRLRNQDSNKHFVRSPKAQGKNVAPVHSGRAVRNKPFQGGAIPLASPSARVGQNLPYLPLQSQQVHKKHKQRAKENHQMCKTFQSPGTVVEKEHVRDLPTVILYEGQVGQMIQRHEHHHHHEHHHHYHHFYQT